A portion of the Bactrocera neohumeralis isolate Rockhampton chromosome 2, APGP_CSIRO_Bneo_wtdbg2-racon-allhic-juicebox.fasta_v2, whole genome shotgun sequence genome contains these proteins:
- the LOC126752105 gene encoding uncharacterized protein LOC126752105 — protein MPLKKKDEYIPIKCEGWNGKFVYSNGAANNVSKVRRHNQNVTDTSNFYGYSNEPIILPVSWDGTFAKSGETRIQPERNRSDDSEYFQYNTEPTVLPTQWNGEFQLDPNDIRIKPERNHSDPRDYAEANRFKRVS, from the coding sequence atgccattaaagaagaaggaCGAATATATACCCATCAAGTGTGAGGGTTGGAATGGCAAATTCGTGTACAGTAACGGTGCGGCGAATAATGTTTCGAAAGTGCGCCGACACAATCAAAATGTCACCGATACCTCCAACTTCTATGGCTACAGCAATGAACCGATCATTCTGCCCGTGAGCTGGGACGGCACATTTGCCAAGAGCGGCGAGACACGCATACAACCAGAGCGCAATCGTTCCGACGATTCAGAATACTTTCAGTACAATACGGAACCCACAGTGTTGCCAACGCAATGGAATGGAGAATTCCAGCTCGATCCCAATGATATACGCATCAAACCCGAGCGCAATCACTCGGATCCGCGTGACTATGCGGAGGCCAACCGTTTCAAGCGTGTCAGTTAA
- the LOC126754406 gene encoding uncharacterized protein LOC126754406 yields the protein MFAKQVITALFVLQIVANIAAQSPAIVNGDGIAIWNVTTKTDDYIQENRRQYNATLQSYLNEINSIKKSLEDQLLVLDKQKQLVLDTIQETNEKIDPLEVLSLPTKHCVQKYRPELPYASIVKDKIETCISSARSYATSIVSTPNSYYNSLNNYYNSDLRNSLNACAKSHANPSLNYTLCVTTVISKANTYTITSRKNFASSIESSHCSLSSRVDVAVSCTYTQYNSVLTSIGAATRLIDECINGYLENTQCVNNTTTIVNGCPHVVYMEVKNGAPANRSANNPLEGLPSNQTCLEIQFV from the exons ATGTTCGCAAAACAAGTTATCACCGCCTTATTCGTGCTGCAAATCGTCGCCAACATAGCGGCACAATCGCCGGCCATAGTAAATGGTGACGGCATTGCGATTTGGAATGTTACAACCAAAACGGACGACTACATCCAGGAGAATCGCCGCCAGTACAATGCTACACTTCAAAGCTATTTGAATGAAATCAATAGCATCAAGAAGAGTCTGGAGGATCAATTGTTGGTGCTGGATAAACAAAAGCAGCTGGTGCTCGACACCATACAGGAAACCAATGAAAAAATCGATCCTTTGGAAGTGCTCAGTTTGCCCACGAAGCATTGTGTGCAAAAATATCGCCCCGAACTGCCTTACGCCAGTATCGTGAAAGATAAGATTGAGACCTGCATCAGCAGCGCACGCAGTTATGCCACCAGCATTGTCAGCACACCCAACAGTTACTACAACTCGCTGAACAATTATTACAACAGTGATTTGCGTAACAGTCTCAACGCGTGCGCGAAATCACACGCAAATCCTTCGTTGAATTATACACTCTGCGTCACAACAGTG ATTTCCAAGGCCAACACATACACCATAACGAGTCGCAAGAACTTCGCGTCGTCCATCGAGTCATCGCACTGCAGTTTGAGCAGTCGCGTAGATGTCGCTGTGAGCTGCACTTACACGCAGTACAATTCGGTTTTGACATCGATCGGCGCGGCAACACGCTTGATCGACGAGTGCATTAACGGTTATCTGGAGAATACACAATGTGTGAATAACACTACCACCATCGTTAATGGCTGCCCTCATGTGGTCTATATGGAAGTGAAAAATGGCGCGCCCGCCAATAGAAGCGCTAATAATCCCTTGGAGGGATTACCAAGCAATCAGACTTGCTTGGAAATTCAATTTGTGTAG